The Nodosilinea sp. FACHB-141 genome has a segment encoding these proteins:
- the sigC gene encoding RNA polymerase sigma factor SigC, with protein MVATPHYSKNEASARPDREFSLPSLGDEDEGASLSLKGFSASDTDESDFEVDAAEVLKGRRTTDLVRLYLQEIGRVRLLERHEEVSEAQCVQGYMQLLVDLNQAAETTGGILATYSKLLQTRDRLSSQLGYRPSLERWAAEAEVPIAELKPTLAEGKRAWAALATLTVPELEKAISEGIRAKEHMIKANLRLVVSVAKKYQNRGLELLDLIQEGTLGLERAVEKFDPTKGYRFSTYAYWWIRQGITRAIATQSRTIRLPVHITEKLNKIKKAQRKLSQEKGRTPSIEDIARELDMTAAQVREVLLRVPRAVSLETKVGKDRDTELGDLLETDCMSPEDMLIRESLRRDLQQLMADLTTREQDVINMRFGLGDGTPYSLAEIGRALELSRERVRQIESKALQKLRQPKRRNRVRDYLEALN; from the coding sequence ATGGTAGCAACACCCCACTACAGCAAAAACGAAGCCTCCGCCCGGCCCGATCGAGAGTTCAGTCTCCCCAGTTTGGGAGACGAGGATGAGGGGGCATCCCTATCTCTCAAAGGTTTCTCTGCGTCCGACACTGACGAGAGCGACTTCGAAGTCGATGCCGCCGAGGTGCTCAAAGGGCGTCGCACCACTGACCTGGTGCGTCTCTATCTGCAAGAAATTGGCCGAGTGCGCCTGTTAGAGCGCCATGAAGAGGTCTCTGAAGCCCAGTGCGTCCAGGGCTACATGCAGCTTTTAGTCGATCTAAACCAGGCGGCGGAAACAACCGGCGGCATTTTGGCCACCTACAGCAAGCTGTTGCAAACCCGCGATCGCCTTTCTTCTCAACTGGGCTATCGCCCCTCCCTCGAGCGCTGGGCCGCCGAGGCCGAAGTGCCCATTGCTGAGCTCAAGCCCACCCTGGCCGAAGGTAAGCGCGCCTGGGCTGCCCTCGCTACCCTCACCGTGCCCGAGCTAGAGAAGGCCATCTCCGAAGGCATTCGTGCCAAAGAGCATATGATCAAGGCCAACCTGCGCCTGGTGGTATCAGTGGCCAAAAAGTACCAGAACCGGGGCCTAGAGCTTCTGGATTTGATTCAGGAAGGTACCCTGGGCCTAGAGCGCGCGGTGGAAAAATTTGATCCCACCAAGGGCTACCGCTTTAGCACCTACGCCTACTGGTGGATTCGTCAGGGCATCACGCGGGCGATCGCCACCCAGAGCCGCACCATTCGCCTGCCCGTCCATATCACCGAAAAGCTCAACAAAATCAAAAAGGCCCAGCGCAAGCTCTCCCAGGAGAAAGGCCGCACCCCCTCAATTGAGGACATCGCTCGCGAGCTCGACATGACCGCCGCCCAGGTGCGCGAAGTGCTGCTGCGCGTCCCTCGCGCCGTTTCGCTCGAAACTAAGGTGGGCAAAGACCGCGACACCGAGCTGGGCGACCTGCTCGAAACCGACTGCATGTCGCCTGAAGACATGCTGATTCGCGAGTCGCTGCGCCGCGACCTGCAACAGCTGATGGCCGACCTCACCACCCGTGAGCAAGACGTAATCAACATGCGCTTTGGCCTCGGCGACGGCACCCCCTACTCGCTGGCCGAGATTGGCCGCGCCCTGGAGCTATCGCGCGAGCGGGTGCGCCAGATTGAGTCGAAGGCGCTGCAAAAGCTGCGTCAGCCCAAACGCCGCAACCGCGTCCGCGACTACCTCGAAGCGCTGAACTAG
- a CDS encoding calcium-binding protein produces the protein MAQISPNPNTGTVTVSGTDENTQEFFNRGTIDISSSGTLINDGILKNFGFLFNLGFLNNLGFLFNDFGSTLTNDGTLTNDGTFTNDSTFNNYGTFNNDGTLNNGLFFINFGVGILTNTGILTNDSSLSNDGTLFNDGALTNNGNLTNFGSLTNNGNLTNFNTLGNNGSLTNNGSLTNNGSLTNNGGSTLINDGTFFNIGTLFNIGTLAGSGTFVGDLSGGTVAPGGTLMLDPLGGVSVQNTDATFTVNGTYTLETLNISFSGTDAADFDVLDVNGTANLSSGTINFTFDEEGLKNDIVEGQTESITLLTADTLSNLLDLTSLAPSDDEDNGADFAFALRQDDNSLVLDITCLTVNLGTVQNGGNGKDTLIGNAGNDILNGGNGDDTLRGEAGDDILIGGNGADLLTGGSGRDRFVLAKNAGGDTITDFVDGTDIIGLSGGLTLGQLTITANGDNTLIKFGAATLATLNGVAPDLITAADFVAA, from the coding sequence ATGGCTCAAATTTCTCCTAACCCCAATACAGGCACCGTCACCGTTTCTGGAACTGATGAAAATACACAGGAATTTTTTAATAGGGGAACCATTGATATTTCAAGTAGTGGCACCCTCATCAATGACGGCATCCTCAAAAATTTCGGCTTCCTCTTCAATTTAGGCTTCCTCAACAATCTCGGCTTCCTCTTCAATGACTTTGGAAGTACTCTCACCAATGACGGCACCCTTACCAATGACGGTACCTTTACCAATGACAGTACCTTCAACAATTACGGCACCTTCAACAACGATGGCACTCTCAACAATGGATTGTTTTTCATCAATTTCGGCGTCGGCATCCTCACCAATACCGGCATCCTTACCAATGACAGCAGCCTCTCCAATGACGGCACCCTCTTCAATGACGGTGCCCTCACCAATAACGGCAACCTCACCAATTTCGGCAGCCTCACCAATAACGGCAACCTCACCAATTTCAACACCCTCGGCAATAACGGCAGCCTCACCAATAACGGCAGCCTCACCAATAACGGCAGCCTCACCAATAACGGAGGCAGCACCCTCATCAATGATGGCACCTTCTTCAATATCGGCACCCTCTTCAATATCGGCACCTTAGCTGGAAGCGGCACCTTTGTTGGTGATCTCTCAGGCGGTACTGTGGCACCGGGCGGCACCTTGATGCTTGATCCCTTAGGCGGTGTTTCAGTTCAAAATACGGATGCTACGTTTACCGTTAACGGCACCTATACCCTGGAAACCCTCAATATCTCCTTCAGTGGAACGGATGCAGCTGACTTTGATGTACTTGATGTCAATGGGACGGCTAACCTTTCCTCAGGTACAATCAATTTCACCTTCGATGAAGAAGGGCTGAAAAACGACATTGTGGAAGGACAAACAGAATCTATTACCCTTCTCACTGCTGACACCCTTAGCAACTTACTAGACTTAACAAGCCTTGCTCCTAGTGATGATGAAGACAATGGAGCCGACTTTGCCTTTGCCCTACGGCAAGACGATAACAGCCTAGTCTTAGACATTACTTGCTTGACCGTCAACCTCGGCACTGTGCAGAACGGAGGCAACGGCAAAGACACCCTCATTGGCAATGCGGGTAACGACATCCTCAATGGGGGCAACGGCGACGACACCCTCAGGGGGGAGGCGGGTGACGACATCCTCATAGGGGGCAACGGGGCTGACTTGCTGACGGGCGGCAGTGGACGAGACCGATTTGTGCTAGCAAAGAATGCGGGCGGCGACACCATCACCGACTTTGTTGACGGAACCGACATCATCGGGCTATCGGGTGGCTTAACCCTTGGGCAACTAACCATCACCGCCAACGGCGACAACACGCTGATTAAATTCGGCGCGGCGACCCTGGCAACGCTTAACGGCGTCGCCCCTGACCTGATTACCGCTGCCGATTTTGTGGCAGCTTAA
- a CDS encoding Uma2 family endonuclease, producing MVMTAQQLADLMPDATKLESNEPEMESSLHYAQLALLVACLEWLWRDRTDFFIGANLTVYFSREQLKTRDFRGPEFFLVNQTQRRPRKSWVVWEEGGQYPDLIIELLSPATAKTDRSLKKVLYQDRFRAPEYFWFSPETLEFEGYRLVGQHYDAIAPNEAGQRWSEVLGLFLGVQDETLRYFHSSGELVPTPEEAAAVAQERADRLAEQLKALGVEPEA from the coding sequence ATGGTAATGACCGCGCAACAGCTGGCAGATCTAATGCCAGATGCAACCAAGCTGGAGAGCAATGAGCCAGAGATGGAAAGTTCGCTGCACTACGCTCAACTGGCGCTGCTGGTGGCTTGTTTGGAGTGGCTGTGGCGCGATCGCACTGACTTTTTCATTGGCGCTAATCTCACTGTCTACTTCAGCCGCGAACAGCTTAAAACCCGAGACTTTAGAGGCCCCGAATTCTTTTTGGTGAACCAAACCCAGCGCCGTCCCCGAAAATCTTGGGTGGTGTGGGAGGAAGGCGGGCAGTACCCCGATCTGATTATCGAACTGTTGTCTCCGGCTACCGCAAAAACTGACCGTAGTCTCAAAAAAGTGCTCTATCAAGACCGCTTTAGAGCCCCAGAATATTTTTGGTTTTCGCCAGAAACGTTGGAGTTTGAAGGCTACCGACTAGTGGGGCAACACTATGATGCGATCGCCCCCAATGAAGCTGGTCAGCGATGGAGCGAGGTCTTGGGCCTATTTTTGGGTGTTCAGGACGAGACCCTGCGCTACTTTCACTCCTCAGGTGAGCTGGTGCCCACCCCAGAGGAAGCCGCTGCTGTTGCCCAAGAACGAGCCGATCGCCTAGCTGAGCAGCTAAAAGCGCTAGGGGTGGAGCCAGAGGCGTAG
- a CDS encoding Crp/Fnr family transcriptional regulator, with protein MDARYNPRDTDADLKLIRSALLFQDLPEEAVAEATSHVVSRRHPANQVILLENDWGSSVYFILEGWVKIRTYNLDGKEVTLNILGKGELFGEMAPLEEVPRSTDVITLVPTVIGSMPASDFVKLLNTQPLAGIRLSQLMARRLRQVNRRLRLRESDSTSRVADIILFLADGQGHRSTSGIEIPNLPHRELSSLSGLARETVTRVLSKLEKKGLIVRDKDLMSIPDINALERLLV; from the coding sequence ATGGATGCCCGCTACAATCCTCGAGATACGGACGCCGATCTCAAATTAATTCGTTCGGCGCTGCTATTTCAGGACCTGCCGGAGGAGGCTGTAGCCGAAGCCACCAGCCACGTGGTCTCTCGTCGCCACCCGGCCAACCAGGTGATTTTGCTTGAAAACGACTGGGGCAGCTCGGTCTACTTCATTCTGGAAGGCTGGGTCAAAATCCGCACCTACAACCTCGACGGCAAGGAAGTCACCCTCAACATTTTGGGCAAGGGCGAGCTGTTTGGCGAAATGGCCCCCCTCGAAGAGGTGCCCCGCTCTACTGACGTGATTACCCTGGTGCCCACAGTCATTGGCAGCATGCCCGCCAGCGACTTTGTCAAGCTGCTCAACACCCAGCCCCTGGCCGGCATTCGCCTGTCGCAGCTGATGGCTCGGCGGCTCAGACAGGTCAACCGTCGCCTGCGGCTGCGCGAGTCTGACAGCACCTCGCGGGTGGCCGACATCATTCTCTTTTTGGCCGATGGGCAGGGGCATCGCAGCACCAGCGGCATCGAAATTCCCAACCTGCCCCATCGGGAGTTGAGCAGCCTCAGCGGTCTGGCTCGGGAGACGGTGACTCGCGTACTGAGTAAGCTAGAAAAGAAAGGGCTAATTGTGCGGGACAAAGACCTCATGAGCATTCCCGACATCAACGCCCTAGAACGTCTGCTGGTTTAG
- a CDS encoding DUF2232 domain-containing protein, with protein sequence MSHPPDPAPGAKFVPPVDDAASDFDGLDTYLEYRTSEDEADGPDLSHRLKSGPLAMVETAFLASTAALIWLVNTYFPPGPILRILFPLPMALVYLRWGPRAAWMSALVSGLLLSVLMGPPRSLLFLIPYALLGVQLGFFWVRRTNWYVSIAMGSLLGTIGFFFRLWLSSVLVGEDLWVYLTTQVTQMLNWGLERLVGLGVLDVGVLGQANVEAVQILALVSVLASNVVYLFTVHLAAWLLLGRLGAKIPEPPGWVQDLLKE encoded by the coding sequence ATGAGTCACCCCCCTGACCCCGCCCCTGGGGCTAAGTTTGTGCCCCCGGTTGACGACGCTGCGAGCGATTTCGATGGGCTAGACACCTACCTGGAGTACCGCACCTCAGAGGACGAGGCCGATGGGCCTGACCTGTCGCACCGCCTCAAATCTGGCCCCTTAGCCATGGTCGAAACGGCCTTTTTGGCCAGCACCGCCGCGCTGATCTGGCTGGTGAATACTTACTTTCCGCCGGGGCCGATTCTCCGAATTTTGTTTCCTCTGCCGATGGCTCTGGTCTACCTGCGCTGGGGACCGCGGGCCGCATGGATGTCGGCTCTCGTGTCGGGGCTGCTGCTGTCGGTGCTGATGGGGCCACCCCGCAGTCTGCTGTTTCTGATCCCCTATGCGCTGTTGGGGGTGCAGCTGGGCTTTTTTTGGGTGCGGCGAACCAACTGGTATGTGTCCATCGCAATGGGGTCGCTGCTGGGCACCATTGGGTTTTTCTTTCGGCTGTGGCTGTCGTCGGTGCTGGTGGGCGAAGACCTGTGGGTGTATTTGACCACCCAGGTCACTCAAATGCTGAACTGGGGTCTAGAGCGCCTAGTGGGCTTAGGCGTGCTGGATGTGGGCGTGCTGGGCCAGGCCAATGTGGAAGCGGTGCAGATTTTAGCTCTGGTGTCGGTGCTGGCGAGCAATGTGGTGTATCTGTTTACGGTGCATCTGGCGGCCTGGCTACTGCTGGGGCGGCTGGGAGCGAAGATTCCGGAGCCGCCGGGGTGGGTGCAGGATTTGTTGAAGGAATAA
- the cobT gene encoding nicotinate mononucleotide-dependent phosphoribosyltransferase CobT, whose amino-acid sequence MIKVYTQGRRGEDWLGGVGGLRPGLVLTLGFTETGLVEGISAAGATPSDRRYTALADAEFMVNGLTPTPKFPLPPLQAGASPALISRAVIAEQGIPLIVLNAGLPQPPTVPCVDLGGKPAQCLSTGAALPLDVVRHLWRQGLEQGELLGAESDYLLLAECVVGGTTTALGILTGLGLDAAERVNSSHPTCNHDQKQALVAKGLSSAGLPERPHPLEVVTAVGDPMQPVVAGMAIAASRTRPVLLAGGTQMLAVYALMVAIAAAEGCDWNPANVVVGTTRWVAEDATGDTVGLAELTGACLMATRLSFAESRFEALRAYERGFVKEGVGAGGCAIAASLYQNWGQPELLAAIEALLEQKSQQDSSQGSGSVALP is encoded by the coding sequence TTGATTAAGGTTTATACGCAGGGTCGGCGGGGGGAGGATTGGCTGGGGGGGGTGGGGGGGTTGCGGCCGGGGCTAGTGCTGACGTTGGGGTTTACGGAGACGGGACTGGTGGAGGGAATTTCGGCGGCGGGGGCAACTCCGAGCGATCGCCGCTACACAGCTCTAGCCGATGCCGAGTTTATGGTCAATGGCCTGACGCCAACGCCGAAGTTTCCGCTGCCACCACTTCAGGCTGGAGCTTCTCCAGCGCTGATCTCTAGAGCAGTAATTGCAGAGCAAGGAATTCCCCTCATCGTTCTCAATGCTGGATTGCCCCAGCCGCCGACTGTACCCTGTGTGGATTTGGGGGGTAAGCCTGCGCAATGTCTGAGTACAGGGGCGGCTTTGCCATTAGATGTGGTTCGTCACCTCTGGCGGCAGGGGTTAGAGCAAGGGGAATTGCTGGGAGCTGAGAGCGACTATTTGTTGCTGGCGGAGTGTGTGGTGGGGGGTACGACTACAGCACTGGGGATTTTGACTGGGCTAGGTCTGGATGCAGCGGAGCGAGTAAATAGTAGCCACCCGACCTGCAACCATGATCAGAAACAAGCTTTGGTTGCTAAGGGATTATCTTCAGCAGGATTGCCAGAGCGGCCCCATCCCCTTGAGGTGGTGACGGCAGTGGGCGACCCGATGCAGCCGGTGGTGGCGGGAATGGCGATCGCAGCTAGTCGCACTCGGCCGGTGCTGCTGGCGGGGGGCACGCAAATGCTGGCGGTCTATGCGCTGATGGTGGCGATCGCGGCGGCGGAAGGCTGCGACTGGAACCCTGCAAACGTGGTGGTGGGCACCACGCGCTGGGTAGCGGAGGATGCCACTGGGGATACGGTGGGGCTGGCGGAGCTGACGGGGGCCTGTTTGATGGCGACTCGACTGAGCTTTGCAGAGTCGCGGTTTGAGGCGTTGCGGGCCTACGAGCGGGGGTTTGTGAAGGAGGGCGTGGGGGCGGGGGGGTGTGCGATCGCCGCCTCGCTCTACCAAAACTGGGGTCAGCCGGAGCTTTTGGCGGCGATCGAAGCGTTGCTAGAGCAGAAGTCTCAGCAAGATAGCTCCCAGGGTTCTGGCTCCGTTGCTTTGCCTTAA
- a CDS encoding phospholipase D-like domain-containing protein yields MATISFFDWIKIEDFLAPPSVSKGYALNFSNTTFQRFIGSVTGINIYEEGKYDDYGASKANRLRSFFDKEPEHIVGKLLLALAEYQQTLPDAYHSPKIQFSEIIELANKLTQNSTIESDDSAGKAYFEKIREQILSELENANFTIWIAVAWFTDPFLFNCLLAKKTQGLNIQVIINDDEINNKSGLDYSQLEVYKLPALGSRSINRMHHKFCVVDFKTVIHGSYNWTKTARFNGETIEISSGYNKAEKFSQEFMRLKLQSINGIQ; encoded by the coding sequence ATGGCAACAATTTCTTTTTTTGATTGGATAAAAATAGAAGACTTCTTGGCTCCACCATCTGTTAGCAAAGGTTATGCTTTAAACTTTTCTAATACCACCTTCCAAAGGTTCATAGGTTCTGTGACTGGAATCAACATTTATGAGGAAGGAAAATATGACGATTATGGGGCTTCTAAAGCGAATCGCCTACGATCTTTTTTTGACAAAGAGCCTGAGCACATAGTGGGAAAATTATTGCTAGCCCTAGCAGAGTATCAGCAGACTTTACCGGATGCATATCATTCTCCTAAAATACAATTTAGTGAAATCATAGAGCTAGCAAATAAGCTAACACAAAATAGCACAATCGAAAGTGATGATTCTGCCGGAAAAGCTTATTTCGAAAAAATTCGTGAACAGATTCTAAGCGAACTAGAAAATGCTAACTTCACAATCTGGATTGCAGTAGCGTGGTTTACCGATCCTTTTTTATTCAACTGCCTGCTGGCCAAGAAAACTCAGGGGTTGAATATTCAAGTCATTATAAATGACGACGAAATTAACAATAAATCTGGTTTAGATTACAGCCAGCTCGAAGTTTATAAGCTGCCCGCTCTAGGTTCTCGCTCAATAAATAGGATGCATCATAAATTTTGCGTTGTAGATTTTAAGACTGTTATTCACGGCTCTTATAACTGGACTAAAACTGCAAGATTCAATGGTGAAACTATAGAGATTTCATCAGGGTACAATAAAGCCGAAAAATTTTCCCAAGAGTTTATGAGACTGAAGCTTCAGTCAATCAACGGAATTCAGTAG
- a CDS encoding DUF433 domain-containing protein has product MLSEFDRITVDPAVCLGQPTIRGMRITVSFLLKLLASQLSVQEILESYPELEEEDIRQALNYAAWAVSDRTISFTSA; this is encoded by the coding sequence GTGCTCAGCGAATTTGACCGCATTACAGTCGATCCAGCGGTGTGTCTTGGTCAGCCGACCATACGGGGTATGCGCATCACGGTAAGCTTTCTCCTAAAGCTGCTGGCTAGCCAACTATCTGTGCAAGAGATTCTAGAGTCATACCCAGAACTAGAGGAAGAAGATATTCGCCAGGCTCTCAACTATGCGGCTTGGGCGGTATCCGATCGCACGATTAGTTTCACGTCGGCATGA
- a CDS encoding DUF5615 family PIN-like protein, whose product MSNLRFIADVHVSPLTVTALKLQRYDIVRSTDLLPATAADAEILEFARVDGRIVVTQDLDFSMLVALSKQSQPSLITLRLSSAKPDVVTQKLLEVLPTLESELTEGVAVTINDDTVRIRKLPMR is encoded by the coding sequence ATGAGCAATTTACGCTTCATTGCTGACGTTCACGTTTCTCCTCTAACCGTCACAGCCCTAAAGTTACAGCGCTACGACATAGTACGTTCGACAGATCTATTACCCGCAACTGCCGCTGATGCCGAGATTTTAGAGTTTGCGAGAGTAGACGGTCGCATTGTTGTAACGCAAGACCTAGACTTTTCTATGCTGGTAGCGCTCAGTAAGCAAAGTCAGCCAAGTCTGATCACATTACGGTTATCTTCTGCCAAGCCTGACGTAGTCACTCAGAAGCTTCTAGAGGTTTTACCCACTCTTGAGTCAGAACTAACCGAAGGCGTAGCAGTGACTATCAACGACGACACTGTGCGCATTCGCAAGCTTCCAATGCGGTGA
- a CDS encoding SDR family oxidoreductase, with the protein MASSRTLLITGASTGIGAATARQAAAQNFNLVLAARSTEKLEQLAQELDADRVRTFACDVTDYAAQEELVANAVEAFGSLDAVFANAGCGGEPGGFSGAPVESWQRIVNTNILGVAYTLRASLEELKKAKGHVIITGSIAGRTVLKGSMYAASKWAVSAIGYNLREEMRGTGVRVTLIEPGMVDTPFFDDPKPDALRPDDVARTVLFALSQPPNVDIGELVVLPTPPTEG; encoded by the coding sequence ATGGCGAGTTCTAGAACTCTACTGATTACCGGCGCATCTACAGGTATCGGTGCCGCCACTGCCCGACAGGCGGCAGCGCAAAATTTTAACCTTGTCTTAGCCGCCCGCTCTACTGAGAAGCTGGAACAGTTGGCGCAAGAACTGGATGCCGATAGAGTCCGGACTTTTGCGTGTGATGTCACTGACTATGCGGCTCAAGAAGAGTTGGTAGCCAACGCAGTAGAGGCGTTTGGCAGCCTAGATGCGGTGTTTGCTAATGCTGGTTGTGGCGGTGAGCCGGGTGGGTTTTCGGGGGCTCCAGTTGAGTCTTGGCAGCGCATCGTCAATACCAACATTTTGGGCGTCGCTTATACGCTGCGGGCTAGCCTAGAAGAGCTAAAGAAAGCCAAAGGTCACGTCATCATTACCGGCTCGATCGCAGGGCGCACAGTGCTGAAAGGTTCTATGTATGCAGCCTCGAAATGGGCTGTCTCAGCGATCGGCTATAACTTGCGAGAGGAGATGCGAGGCACGGGGGTGCGCGTCACTTTGATTGAACCGGGGATGGTGGACACACCGTTCTTTGATGACCCGAAGCCCGATGCCCTGCGCCCTGATGATGTAGCTCGGACAGTGCTCTTTGCGCTCTCGCAACCGCCCAATGTTGATATTGGTGAGCTTGTGGTTTTGCCCACACCACCGACTGAAGGGTAA
- a CDS encoding sensor histidine kinase — MSASALCLEHLKAIEPFNHLPQERLEWVCDRATSLQLSKGDYLVKEGDLTTTIYVIASGRLGITRQSEGIAMPIGQHEGPGYIGEIPVLTDEPAPVTLQAMSNCQVHSIAGADFLTLLHECRDFERVVFRLMQQRVRGLESFLRGREKMAALGTLSAGLAHELNNPAAALVRSLSEMVPAIRELEKMNMLYGQTNATEAESAEWQRVRDAGYETILKCGADAVTVSDREEELLDWLEDYGATEAWKLAEPLAQAGIDIPTLERLMAPWRDNPTQLHDMGIRWLALSFEMMSMIQSGQHGAERIATLVKSMKSYSYMDQGAQQMVDLHQGLEDTLRLFAFKLKQGIKVERDYDATLPKLMAHGSELNQVWTNLIDNAIDAMGEKGTLTLRTCHFQGDARVEIIDTGPGIPPEIKSRIYEPFFTTKGVGKGSGLGLETVLRIVENRHHGTISVESAPGHTCFAVCLPLGEARTTHRP; from the coding sequence ATGAGCGCGTCGGCACTTTGTCTAGAACATCTGAAGGCGATTGAGCCCTTCAACCACCTACCCCAGGAGCGGCTGGAGTGGGTGTGCGATCGCGCCACCTCCCTCCAGCTGTCTAAGGGCGACTACCTGGTCAAAGAGGGTGACTTGACCACCACGATCTACGTCATTGCCTCGGGTCGCCTGGGCATTACCCGCCAGAGCGAAGGCATCGCCATGCCCATTGGCCAGCACGAAGGCCCTGGCTATATTGGCGAAATTCCGGTGCTGACGGATGAGCCCGCGCCGGTGACGTTACAGGCAATGTCAAATTGTCAGGTTCACAGCATTGCCGGGGCCGACTTTCTCACCCTGCTGCACGAGTGTCGTGACTTTGAGCGCGTGGTGTTTCGCTTAATGCAGCAGCGGGTGCGGGGGCTAGAGTCGTTTCTGCGCGGGCGCGAGAAGATGGCGGCCTTAGGGACGCTGTCGGCGGGGCTAGCCCACGAGTTGAATAACCCAGCGGCGGCTCTGGTGCGATCGCTTAGTGAAATGGTGCCCGCCATTCGCGAGCTAGAGAAAATGAATATGCTCTATGGCCAGACCAACGCCACCGAAGCGGAATCGGCGGAGTGGCAGCGGGTGCGCGATGCGGGCTACGAGACCATTCTCAAGTGCGGGGCCGATGCGGTAACGGTAAGCGATCGCGAGGAGGAACTGCTCGACTGGCTCGAAGACTATGGCGCTACCGAAGCTTGGAAACTGGCGGAACCCCTGGCCCAGGCAGGGATCGATATCCCCACATTAGAAAGGCTGATGGCCCCCTGGCGGGACAATCCCACGCAGTTACACGACATGGGCATTCGCTGGTTGGCCCTCTCCTTTGAGATGATGTCGATGATTCAGAGTGGCCAGCACGGAGCCGAGCGCATCGCCACCCTGGTCAAGTCGATGAAGTCTTACAGCTATATGGATCAGGGCGCGCAGCAGATGGTTGACCTGCACCAGGGGCTAGAAGACACCCTGCGGCTGTTTGCCTTCAAGCTGAAGCAGGGCATTAAGGTGGAGCGCGACTACGATGCGACGTTGCCCAAGCTGATGGCCCACGGCAGCGAGCTCAACCAGGTATGGACAAATTTGATTGACAATGCGATCGATGCGATGGGTGAGAAGGGCACCCTCACCCTGCGCACCTGTCATTTCCAGGGCGACGCTCGGGTAGAAATCATCGACACCGGGCCGGGCATTCCGCCGGAGATTAAGTCGCGCATTTATGAGCCGTTTTTTACCACTAAGGGCGTCGGCAAAGGCTCAGGGCTAGGTCTCGAAACGGTGCTTCGCATTGTAGAAAACCGCCACCACGGCACCATCTCTGTGGAGTCTGCACCGGGGCATACCTGTTTTGCGGTGTGTTTGCCCCTGGGAGAGGCGAGAACGACACATCGACCGTGA